The sequence below is a genomic window from Lolium perenne isolate Kyuss_39 chromosome 7, Kyuss_2.0, whole genome shotgun sequence.
GCGAATCGCGGCAGCGCTGGTCTGGGGCGCCGTATTTGGGCGAGGCGGAGCAGGGTCGTCGACCAGTACGCCCGATCTGGGTAGGTTTGGATCAGCGTCATCCAGCCAAGGCAGTGGCGACCACAACATCTGATTTGGGCAGATCGAGCTATAGCGTTACCCGGCATGGCAGCGACTGACACGGACCATGAGGTGCGTGATGTTTTTAGCGATGTGTTTTAGCCGCAATATCCTCTGCTTTCTTGGATTCTGGTTTAACATCTTGTATTCATCTTGCATATATAGGCCAAGCTGCCAATTTAATCCAACGCCATGGCTACGACTCAAGCTACCAGATTGGATTGTACATGTCAGTTCCAACTTTCAAGTATCATCTGATAGAAAATCATACTAGTACTATTCTATACTATTACTACCTGATATTTCTTATGGTAGCAAAGTATCTATCAAAGAATTGCGGTGCTCTGCATTTACACTATGATTTAGTAAAAAGATGATGATAGTAAACCATTGTTTATGGTTAAAGTGCAGGGCAGATGGGGTAGTGCTCGATGCAAGTTCTCTCAGCAGACTGAATGGGTGGTTCCCGTCTCATGAGTATTTGGCCGTGGTACTGAGGCCACAATACAGAGGAACGAGCATTTGAAAGAGCACGGTATGGTTACCGTGAAATCATTCCCACCTTGAAACTGTTTGGGAGGTGCATGTATATATGCAATGCTGATTTTCAGAGATGGTGGTTTTTTGGTGTGTCTCAAGTGATCAGGCAGGGCGTCCTAATGGTATGTCTTCTAATTTGGCTTATCAATATAGTACGTTGATGTTCACACTTGCCATAAGTAGCTTACCAGAATGTCGATACATAGTGTTCTGTTAAGTTGCATTTGCAAACGTTATATTGTTGATTAAAAAATGTGCTAAATTGCATTTGTAGACGCTAAATTGTTGCTTCAAAAAATGTGCAAGCTGCATTTGCATGCCTTACATTGTTGCTTCAAAAATGCGATAAGTTTCATGCAGATAGTAAATTGTAGTTTTGAGGGAAATGTTTGTCTAATCACACTTGCCGCACGATCCAGACAGTGTCGCTTCACATATGCGTTAAGTTGCATTTGCATACGATAAAGTGTTTCTTCACACATGCGCTAAGTTGCATTTTCCAAATAGGATTGTACATGTCAGTTTTGTTTTGCTGTGCCACTTAGCTGCAGTAGGGATTTATGTAAAGTTTGTATTAACTGTACCGCTTGTTTTTTCGGGTGTAGGCAAATTGCAACCTTGATTCCACTGTCTTGTCTTTGTTGCTGGTTTAACTAAGTTTTCCTTGTCTCATCACTTAGTTTCCTTTCGAGTGTAGGTAAGTTGCAATCTTAGTTCCACTAATTTGTTTGGTTTAACCAAGTTATGATTATCAGATCACCTAGTTGCCTTTTGGGTGTAGGTAAGTTGCAGTCTTGGATCCACTTTGTTGTTGTTGGTTTATCTAAGTCGTAATTATCACATCACCTAGTTGTTTTTTCGGGTGTAGGTAAATTGCAACTTTGGTTCCATGGTGTTGTTGCTGGTTTAACTAAGTTGTTATCTCATCACCTAGTTGCCTTTCGGGTGTAGGTAAGTTGCAGTCTTGGTTCCACTATGTTGTTTGGTTTAACCAAGTTATGGTTATCAGATAACCTAGTTGCCTTTTGGGTGTAGGTAAGTTGCAGTCTTGGTTCCACTTTGTTGTTGTTGGTTTATTTAAGTCATAGTTATCCCATCACCTAGTTGCTTTTTCGGGTGTAGGTAAATTGCAACTTTGGTTCCACTGTGTTGTTGCTGGTTTAACTAAGTTGTCGTTATCTCATCACCTAGTTTCCTTTCGGGTGTAGGTAAGTTGCAGTCTTGGTTCCACTATGTTGTTTTGTTTAACTAAGTTATGGTTATCAGATCACCTAGTTGCCTTTTGGGTGTAGGTAAGTTGCAGTCTTGGTTCCACTTTGTTGTTGCTGGTTTATCTGAGTTGTAGTTATCCCATCAGTTAGTTGCTTTTCGGGTGTAGGTAAGTTACACTCTTGGTTCTATTGTGTTGTTGTTGGTTTACCACAAAGTTGCAGGGGCTGTTTGGATTAAGCCCTGGTGTGCCTGCCAAAAACACTGTCGTTCGATTGCCCACGATTTAGCACCCAACCAAGCAGCACCAAAGCCTTGTGGGCGTGAAAATATTTTTTGTAAGCTTGGTCCTGGCGCAGAACCAAGCGCACCAGTAGTTATCTCATCACCTAGTTGATTTCCGGGTACTTAAGTTGCAATCTTGGTTCCACttcattgtttgttgttttaacaaAGTTGTAATCATCCCATCACCTATCACGACCCTACAAATGAAAGTACATAGTTTTGGTCCTTTGCTCATGCATATTTCATTGATTTAGGGCTTTTAAGTTGTTTATTAAAtttaattaagttgcttactcatTATTAAGTTGTTTTATATCCAAGTTATTTTGCCCCCCTCAAGTTGATAGTGATATACAGAAGCATGGCATCCATTTTTTTCATTTGATGAGTGGCTTAACCATTTTAATTTAGTTACTTATTGTTCCATATTAAGTTGTTTTGCATATCCATGGATtaggtttttgtttgtttgaccaGACAATAATCAAAATGATAAGTTGCTTAGCCCATTAAATAAGTTGCTTACTGTCCATCTGTTAAGTTGTTTTCTGCATAGACTAGGTTTTTGTTGTCTGACTAGGCAATCGTCATACTGATTAAGTTTCCTAGCCCATCAAGTTATTATCTATCTGACCATGCAATCGGTGGGTTGGATGGGTGTCTAGTATTTTGTGTTTTTTCCTCCATGAATAGGCATTTCTTATCCCCTTATTAAGTTGCTTTTCGCCATAAAttaagttcataatgtgtttgtACCAGGTTGTTGTATATTTGTTAGGGGAGTAGGTCTTGTGGTTTTTGGTCTCCTCCTAAGTCATATTGTCATCATGTGATTAAGGGGCTTGTTTCCGCTGGTTTTGGCTATCCTTATTCAGATGTAGATCTACCTTTTTCTCACATACATGATGCAATTTCTTTTCAGACATTTGACATGATATACAAGTGAAGATCAAGAAGGGCAGAATGATCAAATTTGCACTACACCAACAATCACATGTTGTTTTGTGCCTTGTGCTTTATCACCTGGAACAAAACCAAAATAGAGACTACCCTTGATGACAACAAACCTAGCTTGCACCTTTTGAAGATTTCGTTGAATTTTGTGAGACGCTAGTTGCGGTCTTTTGGATGTATTCTTAGCTCAAAGAGACAGTTCATGTATATTATGTGTTCTCCATGCCACTGTTAATGTCACTTAGTCGTTGTAGGTTTGCTGTAGGTTTAGGGGGTGCAGCTAAGTTGCAGCTACTTGGTTGTACTCCATATTGTTATTGTCCTGCAGATCGCAGTTTTCAGTTGTCTTTTTTGTCGCGTTCAAATACTGCTGGACTTGTGCCCGATTTTCCAGGATTCTCCATTGGTGATGATGGCATGCGTTACCGTTTTGTGCACTAGGTTCTTTCTTGGTTCAAGCAGCCAAGCACGTTATTAGGATTATCTGAAGGGAGATGAAGGAGAGATGCTGCCTTGCAGAGGAAGAAGAGATAGAGAGGGGCGTCACGTTGTCTTGGAGGGAGTAGTTGGCGTGAGAATTTTAGTGCGCGATAGCTTGAGATAACGCGGAGGAAACCTGGTCGTGTAGAACTTCTGTTTTTGGTTCGGTTTGGTTCTTGCGTGGGCTGGGAAAAGTTTCCAAATCTGGAGCGATGGCTGGTTTGAACTAACCAGCCTCCCTAGACGTGTCCCTAGATTTTACCCTTGCCGTTTAGACTATATACTGTACATTAGGCAAGTGCAGCCAGCGGGTGATTGGTTTTGGTTCTTTTGCCTGCCAAATCTTTGTCTGCCTAATGCCGGTTGTTCCTGACGTGTTTCAGAGCGATCGATCTGGCGGATCGGAGACCATAACGTCTTCGTTGAGCTGGACACGTATCCGATACGTATTGCCCAAGACCGGCCAGGTCGGTAACGCAAAGTTAGTTTAGCCCTCTAAACGAGGCCGCCGCCGACGTAGACACCATCTCGAGATAGCGAGTCCAAGCCGCCGCCTGTACGTGCGTGCGTGCACGAGCACGATGGAGATCAGCCACGCCGCCGAGCCGGTTCGGCGAGATCGCATCAGCATGCTCGATGACGCCGTACTTGGCCAAGTCCTCTCCTTCCTCCCGTCCAAGCAGGCCGCGCGTGCCGCCGCGCTCTCGTCCCGGTGGCGCGACGCCTTCGCCACCGTCCACACCCTCTCTCTCGAGGAGCCCAGCCCCGTCACCACCTACGACAGCAACGGATGGCCCACGGAGGTCGACCCGCCGGAGCCCTTccgcgccgccatcaccgccgccaTCGTCGCCCGCCACCGCAAACCGGGTGCCGCGCCGCCGCTCCGCGCGCTCCGCGCGCTCCGCGTCGCCTTGCAGGACTATAGTTACTTAGACTCCATCGCCGTGGACCTGTGGGTCTCCTACGCCCTGAAGAGGGCCGGCCCCGACCTCGAGCTCGATCTCTGCTTCAGATCCCTGCCCATCTACTGCAGCCGCGACGGCGCGGATACctcggaggaggaggatgactcagatgatgatgacgacgatgacgacgaggatgatgacgACAACGATGAGGACGATGACAGCGGCAATAGCAATGTCTCATCCGAAGACGAGAGTGTTCCAAGTCCGTCTCTACTCTGGTACACCGTCCCGAGGGGTCTCTTCTCCTGCTCCACATTGCGAACGCTCCGCATTGGGCCCTGCAGGCTCTCCCCGCCGTCCGCCGTCAGCCTGCCATCCCTCCAGGAGCTCCTCCTCACCCGCATCTCCGATACCGATGAGTTGGTGCAAAGGCTCATCTCCGGCTGCCCGCGCCTCGGGGACCTCACGCTCGAGTCCTGCGACGCGGTGACAATGCTCTCCCTCTTGGACACGCGCCTCCGCAGGCTCGCCCTACGGTGCTGCCACAACCTTTCCCACGTCGTCGTCGACGTGTCCGAGCTGGGCACCTTCGAGTACCGTGGCGCCGTGCCCGAGATGCCGTTGCTGACCACGTTGGGCGCCACATGCTGGTTCCCCACCATGCCATCCCTCGCGTCATGCACCGTCTACATCTGTGGCGGCGAGGTCACGGCGCCGGAGGAACTCGCCAGTCTCACGGCGTTCCTCCAACACTTTGCATCCGCGAAGCACTTGCGCCTG
It includes:
- the LOC127315050 gene encoding FBD-associated F-box protein At5g60610-like → MEISHAAEPVRRDRISMLDDAVLGQVLSFLPSKQAARAAALSSRWRDAFATVHTLSLEEPSPVTTYDSNGWPTEVDPPEPFRAAITAAIVARHRKPGAAPPLRALRALRVALQDYSYLDSIAVDLWVSYALKRAGPDLELDLCFRSLLSPPSAVSLPSLQELLLTRISDTDELVQRLISGCPRLGDLTLESCDAVTMLSLLDTRLRRLALRCCHNLSHVVVDVSELGTFEYRGAVPEMPLLTTLGATCWFPTMPSLASCTVYICGGEVTAPEELASLTAFLQHFASAKHLRLRSKCMYPDIGKGAVTRLPAFWHLHHLELWGHLLHDGDAAATVSVTSRILRHAPNLEVLSLFFETGTGANIDDDGPLPTGRDNCKAMELLNAHRLKYNRYNILDWPSGGAMIPCLANRLREINLVHYQGGRAQRTLAKFLLCNAPVIGELWCQFAEGPFWMQTELMREMKSWVMNERANTVFR